CAGGGCATCTACATCCCGCCCTCTCAGTTTGAAGGGATGTTTATCTCCATTGTGCATACGAAAGAGGATCTGGACCGGACCATTGCCGCCCATGATAAGGCTATGGCTGCCCTGGCTAAAGAGGAGGCCTAATGGAATAGAAAGCCATCTGTTTGCCACACCTTTACCTTTAGGAATGACAGCCGCAGGAAAAAGGTAAAGGAGGTGGCTCTTTTTTTATCCTTCCATTGCTCCGAATATAAGGGTTATAAATGGGCGGACATTCCCATATATATTAGCATAAAGCCCTTATTGTGGTTTGGAAGGAGGATGGCATGATGTCTTTCGATCGTGGATCTGGAGTCCAGTTTCATTTGGAAGAGACAGTTTGGCTGAACAACCGGGCCGATGCAACGGAGATTGTCAGCCTGGATCTGGAACCTGATGTGGAAGTATTGGAACAAGATCAGCTGGTCAACATTAAGGGTTACCTTGTCTTAACGGGCCGCTTCCGAAATACGCCTGAAGAGTTGGATCTGGAAAGCAGTTCGCTCCAAGAGCAGTTAAAGTTTCAGGACTTGCATGTTGAACAAAAAGAAATTGATCCGATTGACTTGGGGAGAATTGAGAAGCGTTTTCCCCTTGATATTACGGTTCCCTCAAGTAAAGTGGAAAATTTGGATGATGTCTATATTAGCATTGATCAGTTTGACTATTCGCTTCAAAACGGCAACTGTTTAGTGATTGAGGCGGATATTTCCCTGCTCGGGGTGGAAAACGGCTTAAAAGTGGATAACACCTCCCGTCAACAACATCCATTTGGCGAGCAAGCTTCAGCATTTGGACAATCTGACAGAAGGGAGCCGGAAGAAGAGGTGGATGAAGCGGCCAGCCGGAAAGAAGACGTGAATGAAACGGACAACAGGAAAGAAGACGTGAATGAAACGGACAACAGGAAAGAAGACGTGGATGAAACAGACAGCAGGAAAGGGGAAGACAGCTGGCAAGCAAAAGAGGAAGCCCATGCGTTTCAACAAACGGGGTTCAGTTTTGAAGTCAGTGCCTCCCAGGCCGATGATAAATCGACCACCCGCCAAGCGGCAGGTGAGGAGGACCTTCTTGTTCAGCCAGAAAAGGGTCCCACAGAATCGCTGGAAAAGGGTTCCACAGAACCGCTAGCTGATGTTCAAGCTTCTTCCCGGGCTGAAGAGCAGGAACAACCAACCGGTCAACCGCCTGTTGACAAAGGGCAGGAAGACGGCCTGGAGATCCAGAGTGAACAGCTAAAGATGGAGCCAGAACCACAAGACGAAACCCGGCCAAACGACAATCAAGAACCACTTGACGAACAAGAATCACTTGCAGAACAGTCACAAGGTTCAACCGGTCAAGGGGATGAAGATCGGCAGGAGGAAGCAGACCAGAAAGCGGCCGAAGCCGCTGCGCCCTCCCGTCTGGAGACCACCATTCGGCCTAAGCCTGAAACAAACGGGGCTGAAGACCAGACGGAAGACCAAGGGGAGTCTGTAGGGGAGTCTGTCAGCGCCGCTGAGACGGCAGCACCGGAACAGGAGGCCCAGCGTCCAGCGGAAAAAGTGGGCAGTTTCATTAGCAAGTTGATGTCAGGTAAAGAAGAGGAGCCTGTCAAACGTACCAAGTTGAAAATGTGCATTGTCCAACGCCATGAAACGTTAGACCAGATTGCTGAGCGCTATAAGGTGACAGCAGACGAGATTATCCGCTTTAACCGTTTACAGACCGGCCAAGTGAATGCAGGGGACGTGATCTATATCCCCATCACAGCCCAACAACAATAAAAGGTTTCATCTTCGCCGGTTTTCACTTTTCCCTTGCTTGGAGCATATTTTCCATCACTCAAAGGGGGGTGAGAGCTTGACCCGCCTTTTGTTTGCCTCCCCAGAACTTGAAGCTGTCAGTCAAGCTTACCATTTTCAAGTTTATCAGGTCCAGCGTACGGCAGATGGGTTTATACTGGAAACAGACTGCGGGCCAAAGTCGGTGACAGAGATCAAAGATCCAGAGGCATTGAAATGGTCCTATCATTGGCGGGAAGCAGCAGTGAGAAGAGGTTTCCGCCAGGTGGACCGTTTCATTTTAACCCGCTGTAAAAGCGCTTATCTTTCTACACCATCCGGATATTTGGTGGTCAGGGACCACCTGAGAGGTGAACCGGTTGATTTTTCCCGCCCAGAGGCATGGCAAGCATTAGGAACATGTACAGCTTTGATTCACCGTGCTGTGGAAGATGCTCTGAAGCTGCCATTCGCCTTGGAAACGGTGGAGATTCCAGCGCCGCTTCTCTCCTTTGGCGAGCTGGAAGACTTAAAACATAGAGTAGAAACAAAACAAAGCAACTTAGCTTCCCTTATTCTGGAACAATGGCCGTTGCTTGATGAACGTTGGCGCGCAGCAGTCCAACTGTACCATTTCAGCGAGCCAGTCTTATCCCAAATGCTTTCGTTGCCTTGCTTAAAGTACACATCGTGGAAAGTGGTGGCAGGGTGTTGTCTGGCCTTCGAAGGCCCCCTTGAAAAACCCGTGTTGGGCTTAAAAGCGTTAGCTCAACTCATGCAAGAGATCTGGCTTCGCTTCGGTGCGGACGAAAGCCAACTGGAGACATTCTTTACAGCTTTTGAGCATGGTTATCAGCTGTCAACCTATGCCCTCCATCACTTGCTTGCTCATTTGGTCTATCCGGACCGTCTCTATACATTTCTGCAGAGCTATGTTGAGTCGGAGGGGGAGGAAGCTTCCCGGGAGAAAGAATGGGAGCGTTTAACCGCACAGCAGGCCAAACTGGACCGGCTGCATCTATGGGTAGCTAGGCAAATAGATAAAAGGCGGGAGGCGGCACTCAGCTATGTGGCTGATTGACAAGCAAGAGGCCCCAGCGTTAGTCAGAGAACTGGTCTTGAACGAATACGATCTGTATCCGCATAAAACCACACGGGTCGGACGAGTCTTTAAATTGGCTTGTCCGCAGGGAACCTTCGCTTTAAAAGAGACAGCAGCCTCAGTCCAGCAGCTCCGTTTCCTGGCCAGGTGGTTTGAACAATTTAACCAGAAAGACCAATTTCCCCTCATCCCGTTTTACCCCAATAAATTTGGCGATCCCTTTGTTTGTTACTTGGACCGGCTCTATTATGTCACCCCCTGGCTTAATGACGATTTTGAAGCAAAGTACCGGATGGATTGGGAACCGAGCGTGCTGACTGCGTTGGGACGCCTCCACCGCTTCACCTTAACCCGGACTTCTCTGGTCCAGAAGCCGCTCGAAGCATTGACACAGATGAAAATGCGGTGGCAAAAACTGCTCAGCCGCATGGAGCAATACAGAAGAAAAGCCGAGCAGAAGCCATTGTGTTCTCCCCTAGAGGGAAGTTTTCTGCTTCACTTTGACAGCTTACATCAACGTGCCGTCCGGTCGATCGTTCATTTGGAAGCCTGGCTGGAGCGCGGGAAGGGGGAGTACTGCTGGCCCCTTGTGCTTTGTCATGGGCGGCTGACCCGTCCCCATGTGGTGTTTAAGCACGGAAAATGTTACCTGATTAATTTTGACCACAGCAAAATGGCCCATCCTGTGCTGGACCTGGTACCGTTTTTCAGGCGTCATTTCGCCCATCCGCTTTCGGGGAGGGCGAAAGATGGCCTGACCTGGCTGGCCGCATATGAAAACCAGTTTCCCCTGAATCGCTTTGACAAAGGATTGCTGGCTATTTTGCTGCTCTTTCCCGAAGGCCCCTTCACTGAGATTGACATGTATTACCAGAAAAAAAAGGACCTGCCTCCCCTGAAATGTTTGCATCGTTTTGAAAAGGAACTGGAGCGTTTGCGCCACCTGCGGAGGCTGGCCAAAGCCTTGCTGCACACTACATCCAATCAATCAGCAGAAAAAGGATGATCACAAAAATCACCAGCAGCAGCAACACATCAAACGCTGTGGGAAAAATGATGGTTCGTACCAATTGAAAAATGGCCAGGGGAAGAAAAATCTGTGCGGCAATCTCTTTCGACTTATAACCCCAATACTTGCAACGCTGCTTAAATTGCAAGTAGTGTTGTTTAATTTTATATTTGTTCAATTTTAAGTTTAAGCTCATGATGATCACCTGAAGGAGAGTCTAGTACAGCATATGCAAAGCGGAAATAAACGGATACACACTGATCTGTGTGATTTCCCTCCGGCAAGGCAAATGCGTCCCCAATCACTTGAATATTGGCTCTGTGCAGACTGGGCTTGACGAAGGCAGGTATAGACAGTAAAATAATGGTCAAACATAGGTGTAACGTCAGTCGTACAATATCCCATACAGGTTGACGACGATGAGAGGGAAGAGTAGATAGCGGCGTCATTACAGAGAGGAAAATGCGAGGCTGAAACATTTTCCATGACAAAGCTGTTGAAGGTCGCCCTCGAGTCATTTTCCTGAACCTTGCCCCAAAAGGGTATGGCCTGGGGGAGCATACCATGCTTTTAAGGCTTAAGGTGAGGCAAGCAGTAGGGAAAATCGGTAGAGCCGTTATCTCTTTGAGGGTACTTGCCAAGTCGGCGGCTGATTCAAAGCGCCGGGTCTTCCGTGTGGACTCCGTGTGTTCAACTGGGGCCTGGCGGCTTGTGCCGTGAAAAGGCAAGTAAAAAAAGGTGGTACCGCGGAGTCTCTTCGTCCTTTTGGATGAGGGGCTTTTTTATTTGTTTACCGGTGTATTGCCTGTTTAAGTTTGGCATCTAGCGAGCATATCCAGTAAACGTTGGCGTGTTGCAAAAAATATGAAGTCCTAAGGAGTGAGCGTTGATGAGCAACGAAACAGGGCTGTCCATGCCCACCAAATATGACCCTCAACAGACCGAGGGCAAATGGTATCAATTCTGGCTGGAACACGGGTTTTTCAAGCCCAGTGAGGACCCGCAAAAAGAGCCGTTTACCATAGTCATCCCGCCGCCCAATGTAACCGGCCGCCTGCATCTGGGCCATGCCTGGGATGGCACGCTGCAAGATATCATTATCCGCATCAAGCGCATGCAGGGCTATGATGCGCTGTGGCTGCCCGGGATGGACCATGCCGGCATTGCCACCCAGGCCCGGGTGGAAGCCAAATTGAAAGAAGAGGGCAAAACCCGCTATGATTTGGGGCGGGAAGCTTTTGTTGAACAAGTGTGGAAATGGAAAGAAGAGTATGCCTCCGTCATCCGTGAACAATGGGCCAAGCTCGGTTTGTCCCTGGATTACTCCCGGGAGCGGTTTACCCTGGATGAAGGTTTGTCCAAGGCCGTGCGGGAAGTGTTTGTCCGCCTGTATGAAAAAGGGTTGATCTACCGGGGCAAATATATCATTAACTGGGACCCGGAGACCCGCACTGCCCTGTCTGACATAGAAGTCGAATACAAAGAAGTGAAAGGGCACCTGTATCATTTGCGCTATCCGCTCGTGGATGGCAGCGGCTATATTGAAGTGGCCACCACCCGTCCGGAGACGATGCTGGGGGATACCGCTGTGGCCGTTCATCCTGAAGATGAGCGTTACCAGCATCTGATTGGCAAAAGGGTCAAGCTGCCCATCGTCGGCCGGGAGATCCCCATTATTGCCGATGAGTACGTCGATCCGGAATTTGGCAGCGGTGCGGTGAAAATTACCCCGGCCCATGACCTCAATGACTTTGAAGTTGGCCAGCGCCATCAACTGGAGCAGATTCTGGTCATGGATGAAAGCGGCCGCATGAATGAAAATGCAGGCCCCTATCAAGGGTTGGACCGTTTTGAGTGCCGCAAGCAAATTGTCAAAGATCTTCAAGATCAGGGCGTGCTGTTCAAAATTGAAGACCATGTGCACAGCGTGGGGCACAGCCAGCGCAGCGGGGCTGTGGTCGAGCCGTACCTTTCCACCCAGTGGTTTGTCAAAATGAAGCCGCTGGCTGAACAGGCGATCCGTCTGCAACACAAAGAGGAGACCAAGGTCAACTTTGTCCCGGAGCGCTTTGAAAAGATTTATTTACACTGGATTGAGAATGTGCGTGACTGGTGCATTTCCCGTCAGCTGTGGTGGGGGCACCGCATCCCGGCCTGGTACACACCGGACGGCGAGGTGATTGTGGCCCGCACGGAGGAGGAAGCGAAAAAGATCGCCCAGGAAAAATACGGCACAACAGACATTACCCAAGATGAAGATGTGCTGGACACCTGGTTCAGCTCCGGCTTGTGGCCTTTCTCCACCATGGGCTGGCCGGATGAGACCGCGGATATGAAGCGTTACTATCCCACCGACTGCCTGGTGACAGGTTACGACATTATCTACTTCTGGGTGGCCCGCATGATCTTTACCGCCTTGGAGTTTACGAAGGCCCGCCCCTTTAAAGACGTCCTGATTCATGGCCTGATCCGTGATGCCCAGGGACGCAAAATGTCCAAATCGCTGGGCAACGGGGTCGACCCAATGGATGTGATTGAAAAACATGGGGCTGATGCTTTGCGCTTTATGCTTGCCACCGGCAGTTCACCGGGACATGATTTGCGCTTCCATTGGGAGAAAGTGGAGGCGGCCCGCAACTTTGCCAACAAAATCTGGAACGCTTCCCGCTTTGCTTTGATGAACCTGCAGGACTTTGACGGGGAGCAGGTGGATCTTGGCGGCGAGCTGTCTGCACCCAACCGCTGGATTTTGCACCGTCTCAACCACACCGTGCGCGAAGTGACCAAGCTGGCTGACCAGTATGAGTTTGGTGAGGCAGGACGTCTGTTGTATCATTTCATCTGGGATGAGTTGTGTGACTGGTATATCGAGATGGCCAAGATTCCGCTGTATGGTGATGATACAGGCGCCAAGCGGGAAACCCAGGCTGTCCTGGCCTATACCCTGGATCAGACCTTACGTCTGTTACATCCGTTTATGCCCTTTATTACCGAGGAAATATGGCAGCATCTGCCCCACAGCGGCCCAAGCATTACGGTAGCCAGCTGGCCTGAAGCCAGAGACGAGTTTGACCATCCTGAAACGGAAAAAGAGATGAACCTGATCATGGATGTGATCCGGGCCGTGCGCAACATTCGCGCAGAGGTGAATGTGCCTCTGAGTAAAGCAGTGAATATCCTGATCAAACCGTCCTCTCCGGTTCATGAACAATTTGTGCAGCGGAATAAGGAGATTATTGCCCGCTTGACCAATCCGCATGAATTGAAGATCAGCACGTCCCTGGAGGCCCCTGAACAAGCCATGTCTTCCGTCGTGAACGGGGCTGAAGTGTATCTGCCTTTGGCCGGCTTGATCGATATTGAGCAAGAGTTAGCCCGCCTGGCTAAAGAAAAAGAAAAACTGGAGTCCGAAGTGGCCCGGGCCGAGAAGAAGTTATCCAACCCAGGCTTTGTAGAGAAGGCGCCGCGACACGTTGTGGAAGCTGAACGGGAAAAACTGAAGAGTTATCAGGAACAGTTGCAACAGGTGACAGAGCGGATCAGAGAGTTGCAAAAAATGGCTTAACGGGGGATGTAAGATGGGTTTTCAAACAGCACAGGAAGCTATTGAATGGATTCACAGCCTGAAGCATTTGGGCATCAAACCGGGTCTGAAGCGGATGGAATGGCTGATGGAGCGGCTGGGC
The sequence above is a segment of the Caldalkalibacillus thermarum genome. Coding sequences within it:
- a CDS encoding valine--tRNA ligase, whose product is MSNETGLSMPTKYDPQQTEGKWYQFWLEHGFFKPSEDPQKEPFTIVIPPPNVTGRLHLGHAWDGTLQDIIIRIKRMQGYDALWLPGMDHAGIATQARVEAKLKEEGKTRYDLGREAFVEQVWKWKEEYASVIREQWAKLGLSLDYSRERFTLDEGLSKAVREVFVRLYEKGLIYRGKYIINWDPETRTALSDIEVEYKEVKGHLYHLRYPLVDGSGYIEVATTRPETMLGDTAVAVHPEDERYQHLIGKRVKLPIVGREIPIIADEYVDPEFGSGAVKITPAHDLNDFEVGQRHQLEQILVMDESGRMNENAGPYQGLDRFECRKQIVKDLQDQGVLFKIEDHVHSVGHSQRSGAVVEPYLSTQWFVKMKPLAEQAIRLQHKEETKVNFVPERFEKIYLHWIENVRDWCISRQLWWGHRIPAWYTPDGEVIVARTEEEAKKIAQEKYGTTDITQDEDVLDTWFSSGLWPFSTMGWPDETADMKRYYPTDCLVTGYDIIYFWVARMIFTALEFTKARPFKDVLIHGLIRDAQGRKMSKSLGNGVDPMDVIEKHGADALRFMLATGSSPGHDLRFHWEKVEAARNFANKIWNASRFALMNLQDFDGEQVDLGGELSAPNRWILHRLNHTVREVTKLADQYEFGEAGRLLYHFIWDELCDWYIEMAKIPLYGDDTGAKRETQAVLAYTLDQTLRLLHPFMPFITEEIWQHLPHSGPSITVASWPEARDEFDHPETEKEMNLIMDVIRAVRNIRAEVNVPLSKAVNILIKPSSPVHEQFVQRNKEIIARLTNPHELKISTSLEAPEQAMSSVVNGAEVYLPLAGLIDIEQELARLAKEKEKLESEVARAEKKLSNPGFVEKAPRHVVEAEREKLKSYQEQLQQVTERIRELQKMA
- a CDS encoding LysM peptidoglycan-binding domain-containing protein, whose translation is MSFDRGSGVQFHLEETVWLNNRADATEIVSLDLEPDVEVLEQDQLVNIKGYLVLTGRFRNTPEELDLESSSLQEQLKFQDLHVEQKEIDPIDLGRIEKRFPLDITVPSSKVENLDDVYISIDQFDYSLQNGNCLVIEADISLLGVENGLKVDNTSRQQHPFGEQASAFGQSDRREPEEEVDEAASRKEDVNETDNRKEDVNETDNRKEDVDETDSRKGEDSWQAKEEAHAFQQTGFSFEVSASQADDKSTTRQAAGEEDLLVQPEKGPTESLEKGSTEPLADVQASSRAEEQEQPTGQPPVDKGQEDGLEIQSEQLKMEPEPQDETRPNDNQEPLDEQESLAEQSQGSTGQGDEDRQEEADQKAAEAAAPSRLETTIRPKPETNGAEDQTEDQGESVGESVSAAETAAPEQEAQRPAEKVGSFISKLMSGKEEEPVKRTKLKMCIVQRHETLDQIAERYKVTADEIIRFNRLQTGQVNAGDVIYIPITAQQQ